A genomic region of Capra hircus breed San Clemente chromosome 21, ASM170441v1, whole genome shotgun sequence contains the following coding sequences:
- the MAGEL2 gene encoding MAGE-like protein 2, whose protein sequence is MSQLSKNLGDPSPPEEAPKPAVYSRPTVLMRAPPASSRAPPVPWDPPPIDLQASLAAWQAPQPAWEAPQGQPPAPVAPMSQPPSLGGPMVQAPPLGGPMGKPPTPGVLMIHPPPPGAPLAQPPTPGVLMMHPSAPGAPMAHPPPPGTPMAHPPPPGTPMAHPPPPGTPMVHPPPPGTPMAHPPPPGTPMAHPPPPPATPMAHPPPPGTPMAQPPAPGVLIPQPLTPGVLMVQPPAPGAPIAQPPPPAPLMAQPPPLGAPMAKPPGPGVLMIHPAGSRPPITQPPATGAPIVQPPAPAPPAQPMASWAPQAQPLILQIQSQVIRAPPPVPQGPQAPPAQLATPPGWQSTSPGWQAPPQGWPATPLGWSTTQVTWPGPTIAWQAPLSVRPGPPPIRPGPPPIRPGPPPIRQAPPPIRQAPPLIRQAPPPIRPAPQVLATPPPLWQALPPPPPLRQAPQTRLPTPQLRAAPPIRAAPQVPTAPPAPQMPTAPPAVPQAPPTVMPAPLPVPLSAPQAVHCPPIIWQAPKGQPPAPQEMPTSMEFQEVQQAQASLAWQAPKAQGQFWQSLTTQEAQRQGPPLVQLEQPFQGAPASQKALQIQLPTQQAQLSGSQAELPSMQLQPSWQGPPAALQGQPGAPVAGANFPMGSAKSLMTPSGESRASSIDRRTSSKDRRTSSKERKAPLKDRMIFGGTFCAPRAMPPAGAHLPAPWKNLPATSETFNATARVFPSTSQFQPASSNAFKGPSATSEAPRSLPFTLQDPFACIEALPAVPWVPQPNANSSKASKAGPSILMATAAAPQVMAITQEASKTSAEPPRRSGKATRKKKHLNTEEGDSSGKMLSMRHWQAPRRWENLDLNDWEVQTPIRFLCDWEGPSTSRILSGWEGLSTSQILSGWEGPSTSWALSAWEGPSTSRALGFWESPVSPPSLIISELPTLAQGFGATQYDPKLETQPLSPLDERANALVQFLLVKDQAKVPIKRSEMVKFIIREYKDECLEIISRASHKLECVFGYQLKEIDPQNHSYILINKGRKGDTGASSLDRPKLGLLMVVLSLIFMKGNCVREDLIFTFLCKLGLNIRETHGLFGNTKKLITEVFVREKYLEYRRIPFTEPEEHEFLWGPRAFLETSKMIVLKFLARLYKKDPRCWPYQYYEALAECESEDLDEDESGPDDKTDDPTSSPPPH, encoded by the coding sequence ATGTCGCAGCTAAGTAAGAATCTGGGAGATCCGAGTCCCCCGGAGGAGGCCCCTAAGCCCGCGGTCTATAGCCGCCCTACGGTTCTGATGCGGGCTCCGCCCGCCTCCTCGCGGGCCCCTCCAGTCCCTTGGGACCCACCTCCGATTGATTTGCAGGCTTCACTGGCCGCTTGGCAGGCACCGCAGCCTGCTTGGGAGGCTCCGCAGGGCCAGCCGCCTGCCCCCGTGGCACCCATGTCCCAGCCTCCATCCCTAGGGGGCCCGATGGTCCAGGCTCCCCCTCTGGGGGGCCCGATGGGCAAGCCTCCGACTCCCGGAGTCTTGATGATCCATCCTCCCCCTCCGGGAGCCCCGCTGGCCCAGCCTCCAACTCCGGGGGTCCTGATGATGCATCCTTCGGCTCCCGGAGCCCCCATGGCACATCCTCCTCCTCCGGGGACCCCGATGGcacatcctcctcctcctgggaccCCGATggcccatcctcctcctcccggGACCCCGATGGTGCACCCTCCTCCTCCGGGGACTCCAATGGCGCACCCTCCTCCTCCGGGGACCCCGATGGCGCACCCTCCTCCTCCGCCGGCGACCCCAATGGCCCATCCTCCCCCTCCGGGGACCCCGATGGCGCAGCCTCCAGCTCCGGGAGTCCTGATTCCCCAGCCTCTGACTCCGGGAGTCCTGATGGTTCAGCCTCCTGCTCCGGGAGCTCCGATAGCCCAGCCTCCACCTCCGGCACCCCTGatggcccagcctcctcctctaGGAGCTCCGATGGCCAAGCCTCCAGGTCCTGGAGTCCTGATGATCCATCCTGCAGGCTCGAGACCTCCGATCACCCAGCCTCCAGCGACAGGAGCCCCGATAGTTCAGCCGCCGGCGCCGGCACCACCTGCCCAGCCTATGGCTTCCTGGGCCCCACAGGCTCAGCCTCTGATCCTGCAGATCCAGTCACAGGTTATAAGGGCTCCTCCGCCGGTTCCCCAGGGCCCGCAGGCCCCACCGGCGCAGCTGGCCACTCCCCCGGGCTGGCAGTCCACCTCTCCGGGATGGCAGGCCCCACCACAAGGCTGGCCGGCCACACCCCTGGGCTGGTCGACCACACAGGTCACCTGGCCTGGTCCGACAATTGCTTGGCAGGCACCTCTATCTGTGCGCCCTGGGCCACCACCCATCCGCCCTGGCCCACCGCCCATCCGCCCGGGCCCACCACCCATTCGCCAGGCCCCACCCCCAATACGCCAGGCACCGCCACTGATCCGCCAGGCACCGCCACCCATCCGCCCTGCCCCGCAGGTGCTGGCCACCCCGCCACCTCTCTGGCAGGCCCTGCCACCCCCACCACCGCTGCGGCAGGCCCCACAAACTCGACTGCCTACCCCGCAGTTGAGAGCGGCCCCGCCAATTCGGGCGGCCCCCCAGGTGCCAACAGCCCCTCCAGCACCGCAGATGCCGACCGCACCTCCTGCTGTCCCGCAGGCACCTCCGACTGTGATGCCGGCCCCTCTACCGGTCCCACTGTCGGCCCCTCAGGCTGTGCACTGCCCACCCATTATCTGGCAGGCACCAAAAGGCCAGCCTCCAGCGCCGCAGGAGATGCCAACGTCCATGGAGTTCCAGGAAGTGCAGCAAGCCCAGGCCAGCCTGGCCTGGCAGGCTCCGAAAGCTCAGGGGCAATTCTGGCAGTCCCTGACCACCCAGGAGGCCCAGAGGCAGGGCCCACCACTGGTTCAGCTGGAGCAGCCCTTTCAGGGGGCCCCCGCCTCCCAAAAGGCCCTTCAAATCCAACTACCCACCCAGCAGGCTCAGCTCTCGGGTTCGCAGGCAGAGCTGCCATCCATGCAACTCCAGCCCTCCTGGCAGGGCCCCCCTGCAGCCCTGCAGGGCCAACCTGGAGCCCCCGTAGCAGGGGCAAATTTTCCCATGGGCTCTGCTAAATCATTGATGACTCCATCAGGAGAATCTAGGGCTTCTTCTATAGACCGAAGGACCTCTTCAAAAGATCGTAGGACCTCTTCAAAGGAACGCAAAGCTCCTCTAAAAGACCGGATGATCTTCGGTGGCACTTTCTGTGCTCCCAGGGCAATGCCACCTGCTGGAGCACACCTGCCAGCTCCCTGGAAAAACTTGCCTGCCACTTCTGAGACCTTTAATGCCACTGCAAGGGTCTTTCCATCTACCTCCCAGTTCCAGCCTGCCTCTTCTAATGCCTTCAAGGGCCCATCTGCCACCTCAGAGGCCCCAAGGTCACTGCCATTTACTCTGCAGGATCCGTTTGCCTGCATTGAGGCCCTGCCTGCAGTCCCATGGGTTCCACAGCCCAATGCGAATTCCTCAAAGGCGTCCAAGGCAGGACCCAGTATCCTGATGGCAACCGCAGCTGCCCCACAAGTGATGGCCATCACTCAAGAGGCCTCAAAGACCTCCGCTGAGCCACCACGTCGCTCAGGCAAGGCCACCCGGAAGAagaagcatctgaatacagaagAGGGGGACAGCAGCGGCAAGATGCTGAGCATGCGTCACTGGCAGGCACCCAGGCGCTGGGAAAATCTAGACTTGAATGACTGGGAGGTTCAGACCCCCATCCGATTCCTGTGTGACTGGGAGGGCCCAAGCACCTCCCGAATCCTGAGTGGCTGGGAGGGCCTGAGTACCTCCCAGATCCTGAGTGGCTGGGAAGGGCCTAGTACTTCTTGGGCCCTGAGTGCCTGGGAGGGGCCGAGCACCTCAAGGGCCCTGGGTTTCTGGGAAAGCCCAGTTAGCCCTCCGTCCTTGATCATCTCTGAGCTCCCTACTCTTGCTCAGGGATTTGGTGCCACCCAATATGATCCCAAGCTGGAGACTCAACCGCTGTCTCCCTTGGATGAGCGAGCAAATGCACTGGTGCAGTTCCTCTTGGTTAAGGACCAAGCCAAGGTGCCCATTAAGCGCTCAGAGATGGTGAAATTCATCATCCGTGAATATAAGGATGAGTGCTTAGAAATTATCAGCCGGGCCAGCCACAAGCTGGAGTGTGTTTTTGGTTATCAGTTGAAGGAAATTGATCCCCAAAACCACTCTTATATTCTCATCAACAAGGGTCGAAAGGGTGACACAGGTGCATCCTCTTTGGACAGGCCCAAGTTAGGCCTCCTGATGGTGGTTCTGAGCCTCATCTTTATGAAAGGCAATTGTGTCAGGGAGGACctaatttttacttttctgtgcAAATTAGGGCTGAATATCCGGGAGACACATGGTCTTTTTGGAAATACAAAGAAGCTCATCACCGAAGTGTTTGTAAGGGAGAAGTACCTGGAATACAGGCGAATCCCCTTTACTGAGCCAGAGGAGCATGAGTTCCTCTGGGGCCCCCGAGCATTCCTTGAAACCAGCAAGATGATTGTCCTGAAGTTTTTGGCCAGGCTGTATAAGAAAGATCCACGGTGCTGGCCATACCAGTACTATGAAGCACTGGCAGAATGTGAGTCTGAAGATCTGGATGAGGATGAGTCTGGCCCTGATGATAAAACCGACGACCCcaccagcagcccccctccccattAA